The Passer domesticus isolate bPasDom1 chromosome 15, bPasDom1.hap1, whole genome shotgun sequence nucleotide sequence GTCCCATTCCCTGCTGTGAGCTCTCTGGTGACATCCCAGCTCTCATGCCTCTCTCCCATCCCTTGCTGGGGTCTCTCTGGTGACATCCAAACCCTCACccctctgtcccatccctggagagcCCCCTGAGTTCTCCAGGGACATCCCAACCCTCACCCCTCTCTCCCATTCCCTGCTGAGGTCTCTTTGGTGACATCCAAACCTCACCCCTCTGTCCCATCCCCTCTCTCCCATCCCTGGAGAACCCCCTGAGTTCTTTAGGGACACCCCAAGCCTCACCCCTCTCTCCCATTCCCTGCTGTGGCTCCTCCAGGGATACCCCAACCCTCACCACTGTCCCATCCCCTGCTGTGGTTTCTCTGGTGACATCCCAACCCTCACCCCTCTCTCCCATCCCTTGCTGGGGTCTCTCTGGGGACATCCCAACCTTCAGTCCTCTCTCCCATTCCCTGCTGTGGGTTTTCTGGGAATGTCCCAAACCTCACCCCTCTGTCCCATCCCCTGCTGGGGGCTCTCTGGGGACATCTCAATCCTCTCTCCCATCCCCTGCTGTGGTTTCTCTGGTGACACCCCCAGCCTCacccctgtcccatcccctgCTGGGGACtctctggggacaccccagcCCTCACCCCGTGTGCCACCCTCAGGTTGCCACGACAAGGCCGTGCTGCTCTACGAGTACGTGGGCAAGCGGATCGTGGACCTGCAGCACACGGAGGTGCCCGATGCCTACCGAGGGAGAGGAATAGCCAAGCACCTAGCCAAGGTATGGCCCAGCCTGCCACAAGGGCAGGGGGGGTGAGGGTCCTGGCTGAAGCAGGCCCTGTCACGTCGGAATTGCGTGTGTGCCCTGGGGGAATCCTGCTCTGATGGGACATGGGGtggctggagggacagatgggaATCTGGGGTCAGGCATTCCTGGTTTTTGTGGCAAGAGGAGCTGGGTAAGTGTCAGCAAATGCAGCCACTCGCCCAGGTTCAGCCCGTTCCTCCTCTCAGCAAAAACCCCTTGTGCAGGGGCTGGTGGCTCACATCAGCTCGGGCTGGACCCCTCCTCTCACACCTTCCTGagccctctgcctgccctgggctctgcagggctgaagGCAGGGTATTTTACATTTGAACCAATAAAGGAGGGGTTCAAGGGGAGGGGAATAACTTAGGTAAACTAATAAGGTTCCAAAGGACACAAAATAGGGAATTCTCCAGAAGAGAGGACAGGTTTGGGGGAGAATTGATGCCCAGTGGGAAGGGGGAGCAAGGGGGattcagggggaaaaagggCAGGGATAGGAGGGATTGACAGCTGGGAAGGTGGGGGTTTCAAACTTGGTGGGGAGGGGCATAAGGAGATTGCAAAATCACAAATGGAACAGTAAGCATAGCAATAAAACTAAAGAAAACACACTGCAACGGGGAGTACAATggtggggggactggggggtgctgctttggggtccagctgctccctggcccTGTAAGCAGGGACAAAGGGATGATGAAGGTGGGCTgggtcacctgcagcacagcatcCACGGGGCTGGATGTGTTGAGGGTTAAACTGGgggctctgtgctgagctggtggctgtggcaggacagctctgctctcccctcgGGCCTCACCCAGGGGGTACCTGAGGGactcctgctgcttcccccatCTGGGTGAGGGGTACAGGACTGCCACGAGGCTGGGGGTGTTGGTTGTGACCCATTTGATGTGCACTGCTTGCAGGCAGCCCTGGACTTTGTGGTGGAGGAGGACCTGAAGGCCCACCTGACGTGCTGGTACATTCAGAAATACGTCAAGGAGAACCCGCTGCCGCAGTACCTGGAACACTTGCAGCCTTGAGGCAGGACTGCTCCCACACCAGCACCCCTGGCCCTGACTGTTCAAGGCGGCCTTGGCTTCTCTGCAGTCTCAGGAAACCCCTTCCCACTCTGGCAATTCCCAGGTTTTTTAAGCGTGTCCATGCAGTGCGTGAGCGTgggcacctcctcctcctctctgcccacagcccctgggcacACATGGTGCCCACCAGTGCTTTTCCCAAGCCAGGGGATAGAAGAGGGTGATTTTTCCACCAAACTCCATCGCAAGGCCAGGGCATGACATGTTCTGCACCTCATCCTCTCCCCCCTGCTTGGCGACAGCTCTGAACTTGCTGGGGGATGTTGGTTAGGGCTGCTCGTGGGGTGCCAGCCCCCCTTTCCTCCTGGCAGCTGGGGAGATGCTGTGGATTGAGCTCTGTGGGACAGAGGGAGGTGctgagcagcccagccctgtgtcaGGCTCATCCCCTGCAGCACCTGGTGGGCACCAGGCTGTGTCCAAGGCCACGTGCAGCACATCCCAGAACATGTGGACCATGGTGGCACCTCGGGGGCtttgctgccctggctctgcagacACTGTGATGGTGGCACCTTTGAGCCTAGAGACAAGAGCCGTGTGAGGAGTGGACTTGGACTGCAGTGGCAGAGTCTGTGTAGAGGAAGAAACGTGGCTGAATTGCAGATGCTGCTCCATGAAGatgccagctcctgcccagcttcTGTACACAGCCCTGAAGTGGCATCCCAGAGGGTCATGGACTGTTACTCCTGTCTCCCTGCCCTTGGTGTGGACACAGCCTGCTCAGAAGAAGAGaccagccccacagccagccTTGGCCTGAGCAGTGAGGGACATCCCAGGGGGGTTTCCTGCAGCTGAAGAGGAAGGCTCCCCCCATCTCCCTGTCCTccatctctgcatccctgtcaGTGCCCCAGATCAGCCCCGTCAGGACgtcctgagagcagcagggtggggCTTCCAGGACCTGCTCCTGCCCATCTCCAGGGTTCAGTGCTGGAGGTGCCTGCATCCCCATGGATTCCAATGGCTCCTCCTTACAGCCTTGGGAAAGAAGCCCTGGCTGATGGCATTACCTGCCTGCTCAGAGCCTCCTCACAGCTCCAAGCTCAGGGCACTGGCAGCATCGTGGGGAtcttggccagcagcaggaacacccTCATTTCGTGCTCTTACCTCAGTGGATGATGATTCTGTAGCACAACACTCAGATGTGAGGTAACACCATGAtggcagggcactgccaggctccagcttgctgcctgtcctgccttgcctgcatttTCCAGGGCCTGAGCTACACCTCAGAGCATCTCACACTGAGCTCTCAGGATTTTGTagcctgccaaggcagggctgtggtgagGGAGATGATGCTTTCAacacccccagccctgagcagacactggggctgcagccaggcaggacaTGGAGAGCCTCTCACCTGGAGACCAAACCCAGACCTCGCTCAGCTCAGCAGGGACTAAAGTTTACAATCTGTGCCATGGAGTGACAGGCCCCAGGTGAGAGGCAGCTCAGCCCtttcccagagcccagcacaaAATCCATGgcagaaaaggcaaaaattccCACAATCTTCCCTCCTGGCTGGGGTGGCCAGAGATGGAGACCCTTTGGAAAGGGATTCCAGGATTCCAgcctgagctgtccctggccaccAGCTTGAGGAGAACCCTTGCTGCCTACCCATGCTTTTGGGCTGCCCatcaccagcacagcacagccctctcAGGCTTCCCAAACTGCCaacctccatccctgccctgcacactgCAGGCTGTGAGACCCCTGCCTACCACCTCTGCCAGGGGCAGAGCCACCTCTGCCTTGTGCTGCTCAGGAAAGGCTTCAagctcagccctgcc carries:
- the NATD1 gene encoding protein NATD1, giving the protein MAHAAPLGLLEQGCPIQVEHDRKRRQFTVRLNGCHDKAVLLYEYVGKRIVDLQHTEVPDAYRGRGIAKHLAKAALDFVVEEDLKAHLTCWYIQKYVKENPLPQYLEHLQP